In Gammaproteobacteria bacterium, the genomic window TTTTGTGCTGTGTGGCTGAGCTGTAAAGTTGACATTGTCATTTTGTAACCGGATATATCCGTCAGGTGCGCTTTCCGAACCCACGATAGTGCGCTTTGTGTTAGGGTCGCGCAATGCGTTCTCCGAAAGGCGAATCATACACAGGGAACAGACTTCTTGCGGCTCGTTAAAGTAATCGGGTGGGTGGTTGTTTGTTTCTGTGGCCTCGTACTGTTCCTGGCGTCCATTATTCAGTGGGCTGACTGGAACCGCTATCGCGATGCTGTGGCACAACAGATAAGCGAAGCCATCGATCGACCAGTGTCCATTGACCAGGGTCTGTCGGCCCGTCTTTTCCCCTCAGTTCGGCTAGAGGTCAGAGGCTTGGTTGTGGGTAATCCTGCCGGTAATTATCAGGAACATTTTCTGACAGTAGAGAACGTCCGATTTGAACTGGATATGGGAGCTCTTGCAGGAGGACGACTGCTAATCCGCGAGATTTTGCTGGAGCGGCCAACCCTGCAGCTGGAAGTCGACCCCAACGGCAGTCCCAATTGGGAGCCTGATCGGGGACCGGTGGTGCCGGTTCTACCGCTTCCGGTCAGTCGTGTATCGGTGGTGGACGGCAGTCTCACTTACGGGTCTGGCGCTGAGGCAGACCCGTGGGAAATACGAGTCGATACGCTGGTCTATGTTTTGCCACGTGAGGGTCAAAATCAAAAGGGTCAGATCAGCGGGCAACTGAGCTATGCCGGAGACGCTATTGAGGTGAGTGGTGCACTGGGGTCTCTTAACGGGCTGGTTTCTGATCAGCTGGCGCCGGTCAATCTGACGTTCGTGGGCAACGGTGTAAGTGGCAGCGTCTCTGGCGCGGTCAACAATCTGCGAACAGCGTCTAACGCTGATCTGTATCTCGAGGTATCGACAGGACGCCTGGAAAGAAATCTGACTGATCTATTGCCCGGCTTGCCGTGGCAGAACGACGCGATTTTCAGTGGTACGGTGAATGCAACCGGTCACCTGGTCGGAAGCCCAGGACGGGATCTCCGGCTGGAATCGGTCCGGTTGTCCACGACAGCACAACCGTTGAACTTCACAGCGCAGGGTGATCTGGATCTAGTGCCGGCCAACGTCAGACGACACCGTTCAATAGGTGAGCTGCGTCTACAGATGAAGAATCAGAGCCTTCAGGAATTAGCGGCACTCATGAGCCTTGATGTGCTGACTGATGTCCGTGTCTCGGGTCAGGGCATATTGTCCGGGCAGCCGGGCGATTTCCACCTTGGCCAGATTATGCTTATTGGAGAGAGCCCGCGTCTGGGCATCCAGTTGACAGGTAATGTGAGTCATCTGGGCTTAGCCGACGGCCCCGATCTTGCACTCAATATAGAGGCGACCTCGGACAAGCTGACAGAACTGTTGAGGCAATTCAAACTTGAGGTGCCCTTAAGCGGCAGCGCTCAGGTGACGGGCGCTTTACACGGCAACTACAAAGGCTACCGGTTGAGTGATCTTTCTGCTTCTTTTGACACGACAGATCTGACACTCGAGGGCACAGGTCAGTTTGACCTGTT contains:
- a CDS encoding AsmA family protein, encoding MRLVKVIGWVVVCFCGLVLFLASIIQWADWNRYRDAVAQQISEAIDRPVSIDQGLSARLFPSVRLEVRGLVVGNPAGNYQEHFLTVENVRFELDMGALAGGRLLIREILLERPTLQLEVDPNGSPNWEPDRGPVVPVLPLPVSRVSVVDGSLTYGSGAEADPWEIRVDTLVYVLPREGQNQKGQISGQLSYAGDAIEVSGALGSLNGLVSDQLAPVNLTFVGNGVSGSVSGAVNNLRTASNADLYLEVSTGRLERNLTDLLPGLPWQNDAIFSGTVNATGHLVGSPGRDLRLESVRLSTTAQPLNFTAQGDLDLVPANVRRHRSIGELRLQMKNQSLQELAALMSLDVLTDVRVSGQGILSGQPGDFHLGQIMLIGESPRLGIQLTGNVSHLGLADGPDLALNIEATSDKLTELLRQFKLEVPLSGSAQVTGALHGNYKGYRLSDLSASFDTTDLTLEGTGQFDLLQNSFEGQFGFTARTGSVRSLADSLGRQFPVDATARANGVLTCANSSCGIEIVNVAINSPQLEVSGSGRVDGLDEQLQLALNFEGHTEDIAVLAQAWGIQWPIPPQLGASVTGWFDFDGNEARLSGLVGQISGDGLSGRFTGSLINLMHTPRPMWDLNLDVAELGRLIEHYGGPGDYHEPAQIQLQVRPSSKRALPLRVQGELLTKSLAAQFAGEFETFDDKTGFSASFVLTAEGPHELRQITGVGLPPMGRLQVTGEFSRATDTHESIKGSVNLQSEKLGQLTAEGVWGEQWKIGSQLELKFEVDRLSKVSALLPVSLQGDMPLQAQATVRTDGETLLVTELKMTADRNDISGEISYPLNETGNHRRKIAG